CCGCCACGGCTGGCTCTACCAGCTGGTCTGAGCCAGCCCGTCCAGCACGGCTAGGAGCCGCCGGCGCATCGCGTTCGAGCGGCGGGCGAAGGCGCGCTGGGCCTCGGCGTACTCGCGCTTGCCCTCCGGCGTCTCGATGCGCACCGGCTCGTAGCCGAGGTCGCGCAGGTCGTAGGGGGCGGCGCGCATGTCCAGCTCGCGGATGTCGCGGGCCAGGTGGAAGGCGTCCAGGGTCAGCTCGCTGGGCACCGCCGGCGCGAGCTTGAAGCACCACTTGTAGAGGTCCATCCCGGCGTGCAGACACCCCGGCTGCTCGAGCTCGAGCTGGCGCTCCCGGGTGGGGGTCAGGCTGTTGCGGGGCGCGGCCTCGGGGGTGAAGAAGCGGTAGGCGTCGAAGTGCGAGCACCCCACCTGGTGGCTCTCGACGACCGCGTCGGTGCCCTCGGGCCCCAGCCGAAGCGGCCAGTCGTGGCGCACGTCTGCGCGGTCGGCCCGGTAGACCATCGCCCACTCGTGCAGCCCGAAGCAGCCGAACCTCCCCGGCCGCGACAGCGTCGCGTCCAGGAGGTCGCGCACGAAGGAGACGGCGCGCCCGCGGCGCTCCACGAACCGCTCGACGTCGAGGGAGGCCGTGCCCGCCCCGTCGACGAGGTAGCCGCTCCACCCCTCCCGCTCGCGCCCGTCGGCGAGGCCCACGCCCGGCCCGGGGTGCCATCGGGCGAGCTGCGCGGGGCGGAAGGCGTAGTACTCCCACAGGAAGTCGTCGACCGGGTGCGTGCGCCCCTCCACCCGGCGGGCCAGCCGGTCCGCGGTGAGCGCCTCGACCGTGCGCGCGTGCGCGGCGGCGCGGGCGCGCCATACCGGCGCCCCGAGCACCTGCGGAGCGGTCGCCTGGGTCTGCACGGTCGCCCACCCTAGCCGCGGGGGCCGGTCCTCGGGCGCCCGAGGAGCGGCTGGCCCGCCCGCCCGGGCTGTGAGATCCTGGGGCCGGGCCGCCCGGCAGGGGCGGATCCCCGGACGAGGCACGTCGTACCCGGCCCGACGACGACGTGGCACGCCCTGGGAGGGCGTCATCATGGTCGCTCTGTCATGGATCGTTCTCGTCGTCTCCGGCGTCCTCGAGGCGGTGTGGGCCGGAGCGCTCACCCGGTCCGAGGGGTTCACCCGCCTGTGGCCGAGCGTCGTCTTCGGGGTGGCGCTGGCCCTGAGCATGGCGGGCCTGGGGTGGTCGCTGCGCACGATCCCGCTCGGCACGGGGTATGCCGTGTGGGTCGGGATCGGCGTCGTGGGCACCGCGGCCTACGGCATCGTCGCGCTGGGGGAGCCGGCCACGGTCGCCCGCGTGCTGTGCCTGGTCGCGATCGTCGCCGGGATCGTCGGGCTCAAGCTCACCTCGGGCGGCGCCCACTGACGTCCTGGGCCGAGGTTCTGGCGGACCTCGGCCCGGGGCCCTCGGTCCACTGCTGACGAGGTGGGGGGCACGGCATACCCTGGACAGATGCGTATCTGCCGCTTCACCGACGGTGACGACCCCCGCTTCGGCCTCGTCGACGGGGCCGGGGAGCGGATCGCCGAGATCTCCGGCGACCCGCTCTACACCAAGATCGACCTGACCGGCCAGACCTTCGAGGTGGCCGACGTGCGCCTGCTGGCGCCGGTCATCCCGCGCAGCAAGGTCGTGGCGATCGGCCGCAACTACGCCGACCACGCGCGCGAGATGGGCCAGGAGCTGCCCGCCGAGCCGATGATGTTCTTCATCCCCAACACCTCGGTCTGCGGGCCCGGCGACCCGGTCGTCATCCCGTCCTTCGCGACCGAGATCTCCTACGAGGCCGAGCTCGCCGTCGTCATCGGACGCCTGTGCAAGGACGTCGCCGCGCAGGACGCGCTGTCGGTGGTCTTCGGCTACACGTGCGCCAACGACGTCACGGCGCGCGACCTGCAGCGCGGCGACGGGCAGTGGGCGCGGGCCAAGGGCATGGACACCTTCACCCCGCTCGGCCCCTGGATCGAGACCGACCTCGACACCGCGGACCTGTCCGTGCGCTCGACCGTCGACGGTGAGCTGCGCCAGGACGGGACGACCGCCGACCTGCACTTCGGCATCGCCGAGCTCATCGCGCACGCGTCCGCGGCCTTCACCCTGCTCCCCGGTGACGTCATCCTCACCGGCACCCCGGCCGGGGTGGGTCCGATCACGGCGGGGCAGCGGTGCGAGGTCGAGATCGAGGGCATCGGCGCGCTGGCCAACCCGTTCGTGGCGGCGGACGACGACCTCTGAGATGACCGAGGCGCCCATCGGGGTCTTCGACTCCGGCTTCGGCGGCCTGACCGTCGCGCGCGAGGTCCTCGACCAGCTGCCCCACGAGTCGGTGCTCTACCTCGGCGACACGGCGCGCACCCCCTACGGGCCGCGGCCGATCGCGCAGGTGCGCGAGTTCTCCCTCGAGTGCCTGGACCGGCTCGTCGAGCACGGGGTGAAGGCGCTGGTCATCGCGTGCAACAGCGCGTCGGCGGCGGTGCTCGCGGACGCCCGGGAGCGGTATGCCGTGCCCGTCGTCGAGGTGATCCGGCCGGCCGTCCGCCGGGCGATGGCGGTCACCCGCAACGGCCGCATCGGCGTCATCTCGACCGCGGCGACCCACCAGTCGCGGGCCTACGTCGACTCCTTCGTCGCCGCGCCGCCCTCGGTGCGCGTGGCCAGCCAGCCCTGCCCGCGCTTCGTCGAGCTCGTCGAGGCGGGGGTCACCAGCGGGCCGGAGGTCATCGAGGTGGCGCAGGCCTACCTCGCACCGCTGCAGGAGCGCGACATCGACACCCTCATCCTCGGCTGCACGCACTACCCGCTGCTGACGCAGGCGCTGCAGTACGTCCTCGGCGAGCAGGTGCAGCTCGTCTCCTCGGCCGCGGCCACGGCGGCGGACCTCTTCCGGGTGCTCACCGACGGCGGTCTGCTCGCCGCGCCGGGCGCCGCGCCCGTGCACCAGTGGCTCACCACGGGGGACCCGGACGGCTTCCACTACCTCGCCCGGCGCTTCCTCGGGCCGGAGGTCGAGCAGGTGCACCGGGCCTTCGTCGGCCGGCCGGAGGAGCGGGTCACCAGCCCCTGACGCGGGCGCACCCTCGCGGACGGTGGGCGACCCCTTGACCGAGGTGTCGAATATCGATAGATTACTCTCGTTCGTCGACATGAAGGAGTCACCATGGACCGCTGGGTCGTCCGGGTGCTGCAGGGCGTCATCGCCGTGGCGCTGCTGGGCTCGCTCGTCGTGCAGCTGGTCATCGTGCCGCTGCTGTGGCTGGACCTGGAGGGGGCGCCGGCGGGGGTGCGGACGAGCCTGGCGGTCATCGGCGTGCTCGGGGTGCTGACGCTGCAGGTCGTCGGCGTCTGCGTGTGGCGCCTGCTCACCATGGTGTCGCGGCACACCGTCTTCAGCCCGGCGGCCTTCCGCTACGTCGACGTGGCCATCGGCGCCATCGCCACCGGTGCCGTGCTCGTGCTGGCCGTCGCGGTCGTCGCCCGGTCCGCCAACCACGCCGTGGCGGGTGACGCGGTCGCCCCCGGCCTCATCGGGGTGGTCTGCGGGGCCGCCCTGGTGGTCGGCGGGGTCGCGCTGCTGGTCTACGTCATGCGGACGCTGCTCGCGCAGGCCATCTCGCTGGGTGTCGAGGCGCGGTCGCTGCAGTCCGAGCTGGACGAGGTCATCTGATGCCCATCGTCGTCGACATCGACGTCATGCTCGCGCGGCGCAAGATGGCCGTGGGCGTGCTCGCCGAGCGGGTCGGTATCACCCCCGCCAACCTCGCCGTGCTCAAGAACGGCCGGGCCAAGGCCGTCCGCTTCACCACCCTGGAGGCCCTCTGCCAGGTGCTGGAGTGCCAGCCCGGCGACCTGCTGCGGTGGGAGGACGACGCCGACGGCGCGGACCACCGGGAGCCGGTCGACCAGACCCGGAGCGGCTGACCCGGTGGGCGCCGCGCGCATCCCGGACCTCGACGTCCTCGTGGTGGGGGCCGGGCTGGCCGGGCTGCGGGTCGCGACGGGGCTGGCCCGCCTCGGGCACGAGGTCCTGCTGGCCGAGGCCCGCCCGAGCCTGTCGGCGAGCATCCGCACGACGGGCATCTTCGTGCACCGCACGCTGCAGGACTACACCTTCCCGGACGGCACCCTCGGGCCGCCGATCCGTCGGATGGTCCTCTACCCGCCCGGTCGGCGGCGTCCCGTCGAGCTGGTCAGCGGGCGCGACGAGTTCCGCGTGGGTCGCATGGCGGCGGTCTACGAGGCCGCCGGGGAGCAGGCGCTGCGCGCCGGGGTCGACCTGCGGCTGTCGACCCGGTATGCCGGCCGCTCCCGTGGGGTCTGCCACCTCGAGGACGCGCGCGGCGACCTGCACGTCCGCGCCCGCTACGTCGTGGGCGCCGACGGTGCGAGGTCCCGGGTGGCTCGTGACCTCGGGCTCGACCGCAACCGGCAGCTGCTCGTCGGGGCGGAGGAGGTCTACCCGATCGCTGCGCGGCCGGGGTCGGCGCCGGCCTTCCACTGCGTCCTCGACCCGCGCCTGGCCCCGGGGTACCTCGCCTGGGTCGTCGAGGACGGCGAGCACGTGCACCTCGGCACCGCCGGCTACCCCACCCGCTTCGAGGGCGGGCTGCGGCGCGCCCTCGACGAGCTGCGGGCCGACCCGCCGGGCCTGGACGGGGTGCGCAGGACCGGCCCGGTGGAGCAGCGGGCCGGTCCCATCCCCGTCGGTGGGCTGCTCCGCCGGATCAGCGGCCCCGACGGACTGCTCGTCGGCGACGCCGCAGGAGCCGTCTCCCCGCTCACGGCCGGGGGGCTCGACCCCTGCCTGCGGCTGTCCGACCGGGCGGTCGCGTCGCTCGACGACGCCCTGCGGTCCCGCCGGCGTGGGGCGCCGGACGGTTACGACGGACGCGCCCTGCGCCGCCGCCTCACCGGCCGGCTGGGCCTGCGGACCTTGCTCGCCCACCTGCGCCCACCCTGGGTCTACGAGGCGGGGTTCGCGCTGCTGCGCACGCCGGCGGGCCGGGCCGCGGCCCGCGCCGTGCTCTTCCACGACCAGTCCTTCCCGATCGCGTCGCGCCCGCGCGAGGCCGCGTTCTAGCCACCGCCGCCGCCGGGGTCCTGCGGCCCGCCCACGGCGCGACGCACCGGCCCGTCCGCCCGGTCCCGTATCCTGGGAGCTCCTGCCCCACCCGCTGCATACCCAGAGAAACGGACCCATGGACCCTGGCTGTACCAACGGCTCACCCGCACGCTCCACCGGGCGGAGGGGTGAGTCGTGACCACCGCCATCATCCTGCTCCTCGTCGGCGTCCTGGCGATCGCCGTCATCATCGCGGCCAACGGCTACTTCGTCGCGCAGGAGTTCGCCTACATGTCGGTCGACCGGCTGCGGCTCTCCGCCGAGGCCGACGCCGGTGACGAGGCGGCCGCGCGGGCCCTCAAGGTCACCCGGCGCACGTCCTTCATGCTCTCGGGCGCGCAGCTGGGGATCACCGTCACCGGTCTGCTCGTCGGCTACGTCGCCGAGCCGCTCGTCGGCCGCGGGCTCTCCATCATCCTCGGCGGCACGGGGGTGCCCGAGGCCCTGAGCATCACCGTGGGCACCGTGTCCGCACTGGCCGTCGCGACCGTCGTCCAGATGGTCTTCGGCGAGCTCTACCCCAAGAACCTCGCCATCGCCAACGCCGGGCCGCTGGCCCGCACCCTGGCCCGGTCCACGCTCCTCTACCTCGCGGTCTTCGGCTGGCTCATCAAGGTCTTCGACTGGTCCGCCAACACGCTGCTCAGGCTGGTGCGGATCGAGCCGATCCACGACCTGGACACCACCGCCACCGCCGAGGACCTCGAGCGGATCGTGGCCGACTCCCGCGACAGCGGCGACCTGCCGGCCGAGCTGTCCGTGCTCCTCGACCGCATCCTCGACTTCCCGGACCAGGACGTCGAGCACGCCCAGGTGCCGCGCTCCCGGGTCGACGTCATCGACCCCGAGACCCCCGTCGAGGAGCTGCGTCAGCTCATGGCGCAGGGGCACACCCGTTATCCCGTCGTGGACGGCGACGGGCAGCCGGTCGGGGTGGTCAGCCTCGTCGACCTCCTGCGCAACCCCTCGGCGGGGGTGGCCAGCCAGATCATGCGCGAGCCCGTCATCGTGCCCACGCTCATGCCGCTGCCGGACGCCGTGGCCGAGCTGACCGGCTCGGGCCAGCAGCTGGCCTGCGTCGTGGACGAGTACGGCGGCTTCGCCGGCGTCCTCACCCTGGAGGACCTCGCGGAGGAGCTCCTCGGCGAGATCACCGACGAGCACGACGACGAGGTGCCCGAGGGCATCGTCGGCGAGGGGGAGGACGTGTGGCGCATGGACGGTGACGTCCACGTGGACGAGCTCCAGCGGGCCCTGGGCCACGACCTGCCCGAGGGCGACTACGAGACCGTGTCGGGCCTCGTCATCGCCGAGCTCGGCGCGCTGCCGGACGTCGGGCAGACGGTCACCGTGGACCTCGCCGAGAACCCGAGCGAGCTCGTGCTCGAGGAACGGGTGACGCGGTGCGTCGACATCGAGGTCCTCGAGATCGACCGCCACGTGCCGAGCCTGCTGCGGGTCCGTCTGGTCGAGCGCTCGCTCGACGAGCACGGTCAGGACGACCGGTCGTCCGAGGACGACGGCGGCGACGACAGCGACGACAGCGGCGACGACAGAGGCGATGATCGGACCGAGGACGTCCGGTCCGGGAGCACGGAGGAGCAGCGATGAACGCCCTGACCGTCATCCTGATCACCATCGGTCTGATCGTGCTCAGCGCGGTCTTCGTCATCGTGGAGTTCT
This genomic window from Serinicoccus chungangensis contains:
- a CDS encoding 3-methyladenine DNA glycosylase translates to MQTQATAPQVLGAPVWRARAAAHARTVEALTADRLARRVEGRTHPVDDFLWEYYAFRPAQLARWHPGPGVGLADGREREGWSGYLVDGAGTASLDVERFVERRGRAVSFVRDLLDATLSRPGRFGCFGLHEWAMVYRADRADVRHDWPLRLGPEGTDAVVESHQVGCSHFDAYRFFTPEAAPRNSLTPTRERQLELEQPGCLHAGMDLYKWCFKLAPAVPSELTLDAFHLARDIRELDMRAAPYDLRDLGYEPVRIETPEGKREYAEAQRAFARRSNAMRRRLLAVLDGLAQTSW
- a CDS encoding DMT family transporter — protein: MSWIVLVVSGVLEAVWAGALTRSEGFTRLWPSVVFGVALALSMAGLGWSLRTIPLGTGYAVWVGIGVVGTAAYGIVALGEPATVARVLCLVAIVAGIVGLKLTSGGAH
- a CDS encoding fumarylacetoacetate hydrolase family protein, with the protein product MRICRFTDGDDPRFGLVDGAGERIAEISGDPLYTKIDLTGQTFEVADVRLLAPVIPRSKVVAIGRNYADHAREMGQELPAEPMMFFIPNTSVCGPGDPVVIPSFATEISYEAELAVVIGRLCKDVAAQDALSVVFGYTCANDVTARDLQRGDGQWARAKGMDTFTPLGPWIETDLDTADLSVRSTVDGELRQDGTTADLHFGIAELIAHASAAFTLLPGDVILTGTPAGVGPITAGQRCEVEIEGIGALANPFVAADDDL
- the murI gene encoding glutamate racemase, yielding MTEAPIGVFDSGFGGLTVAREVLDQLPHESVLYLGDTARTPYGPRPIAQVREFSLECLDRLVEHGVKALVIACNSASAAVLADARERYAVPVVEVIRPAVRRAMAVTRNGRIGVISTAATHQSRAYVDSFVAAPPSVRVASQPCPRFVELVEAGVTSGPEVIEVAQAYLAPLQERDIDTLILGCTHYPLLTQALQYVLGEQVQLVSSAAATAADLFRVLTDGGLLAAPGAAPVHQWLTTGDPDGFHYLARRFLGPEVEQVHRAFVGRPEERVTSP
- a CDS encoding DUF2975 domain-containing protein; amino-acid sequence: MDRWVVRVLQGVIAVALLGSLVVQLVIVPLLWLDLEGAPAGVRTSLAVIGVLGVLTLQVVGVCVWRLLTMVSRHTVFSPAAFRYVDVAIGAIATGAVLVLAVAVVARSANHAVAGDAVAPGLIGVVCGAALVVGGVALLVYVMRTLLAQAISLGVEARSLQSELDEVI
- a CDS encoding helix-turn-helix domain-containing protein gives rise to the protein MPIVVDIDVMLARRKMAVGVLAERVGITPANLAVLKNGRAKAVRFTTLEALCQVLECQPGDLLRWEDDADGADHREPVDQTRSG
- a CDS encoding NAD(P)/FAD-dependent oxidoreductase; amino-acid sequence: MGAARIPDLDVLVVGAGLAGLRVATGLARLGHEVLLAEARPSLSASIRTTGIFVHRTLQDYTFPDGTLGPPIRRMVLYPPGRRRPVELVSGRDEFRVGRMAAVYEAAGEQALRAGVDLRLSTRYAGRSRGVCHLEDARGDLHVRARYVVGADGARSRVARDLGLDRNRQLLVGAEEVYPIAARPGSAPAFHCVLDPRLAPGYLAWVVEDGEHVHLGTAGYPTRFEGGLRRALDELRADPPGLDGVRRTGPVEQRAGPIPVGGLLRRISGPDGLLVGDAAGAVSPLTAGGLDPCLRLSDRAVASLDDALRSRRRGAPDGYDGRALRRRLTGRLGLRTLLAHLRPPWVYEAGFALLRTPAGRAAARAVLFHDQSFPIASRPREAAF
- a CDS encoding hemolysin family protein — translated: MTTAIILLLVGVLAIAVIIAANGYFVAQEFAYMSVDRLRLSAEADAGDEAAARALKVTRRTSFMLSGAQLGITVTGLLVGYVAEPLVGRGLSIILGGTGVPEALSITVGTVSALAVATVVQMVFGELYPKNLAIANAGPLARTLARSTLLYLAVFGWLIKVFDWSANTLLRLVRIEPIHDLDTTATAEDLERIVADSRDSGDLPAELSVLLDRILDFPDQDVEHAQVPRSRVDVIDPETPVEELRQLMAQGHTRYPVVDGDGQPVGVVSLVDLLRNPSAGVASQIMREPVIVPTLMPLPDAVAELTGSGQQLACVVDEYGGFAGVLTLEDLAEELLGEITDEHDDEVPEGIVGEGEDVWRMDGDVHVDELQRALGHDLPEGDYETVSGLVIAELGALPDVGQTVTVDLAENPSELVLEERVTRCVDIEVLEIDRHVPSLLRVRLVERSLDEHGQDDRSSEDDGGDDSDDSGDDRGDDRTEDVRSGSTEEQR